One stretch of Chryseobacterium fluminis DNA includes these proteins:
- the meaB gene encoding methylmalonyl Co-A mutase-associated GTPase MeaB — translation MKFSTEELLAGIRSGNKRLIAKAITLVESKKAEHRQQAEDLLKQIMPFTGNSIRVGITGVPGAGKSTFIENFGRLVIAQGKKVAVLAIDPSSSINKGSILGDKTRMEELSREENAFIRPSPSSGFLGGVANTTFETMMICEAAGYDYILIETVGVGQSEVLVADITDVFLFLKIIGGGDELQGIKRGIMEMVDVIFINKVEKDNLQKAKNTRLELKRALDFIPPKEKDWKVPVVLGSALHNEGLQDVYEKIDDFITLKKKTDRFNDVRTRQSEKRFECWVQEYILSMMKRDNSVEEAYIQHKKNASALISNPSTEAKLFVEKFLFKD, via the coding sequence ATGAAATTTTCAACAGAAGAATTATTAGCAGGAATACGGTCGGGAAATAAACGTCTGATTGCAAAAGCCATTACTTTGGTCGAAAGCAAAAAAGCAGAACACAGACAGCAGGCCGAAGATCTTTTAAAGCAGATCATGCCTTTCACGGGAAATTCAATCCGGGTAGGTATTACAGGAGTTCCGGGAGCAGGAAAATCGACTTTTATAGAAAATTTCGGGAGACTGGTGATTGCACAAGGCAAAAAAGTAGCGGTTTTAGCGATAGATCCCAGCTCATCCATTAATAAAGGGAGTATTCTGGGTGATAAAACGAGAATGGAAGAACTTTCCAGGGAAGAAAATGCCTTTATTCGCCCTTCGCCAAGCTCCGGATTTCTAGGTGGAGTGGCCAATACCACTTTCGAAACCATGATGATTTGTGAAGCAGCAGGTTATGATTATATTTTAATTGAAACGGTGGGCGTGGGACAGTCTGAAGTTTTAGTGGCAGATATTACCGACGTATTTTTATTTTTAAAAATTATCGGCGGTGGTGACGAGCTTCAGGGAATCAAGCGCGGGATCATGGAAATGGTAGATGTTATCTTCATCAATAAAGTAGAAAAAGATAATCTGCAGAAAGCAAAAAATACCAGACTTGAATTAAAAAGAGCCCTCGATTTTATTCCACCGAAAGAAAAAGACTGGAAAGTGCCGGTTGTATTGGGATCTGCATTACATAATGAAGGTTTGCAGGATGTTTATGAAAAAATTGATGACTTCATCACTTTGAAAAAGAAAACCGACCGTTTTAATGACGTGAGGACAAGGCAGTCGGAGAAACGTTTTGAATGTTGGGTACAGGAATATATTTTATCGATGATGAAGCGGGATAACTCAGTAGAAGAAGCATATATTCAGCATAAAAAAAATGCTTCCGCGCTGATTTCAAATCCAAGCACCGAAGCAAAATTATTTGTTGAGAAATTTCTATTTAAAGATTAA
- a CDS encoding outer membrane beta-barrel protein, producing MKKVFSIGLIGFSIFASAQISLAAKANLIFPTGSPSWQNIKGTVNQAVEGEGKNNVGFNVGLSLKANLPLSFFVMPELYYTHFKSDFTDPTSNTSFDINSNRIDLPVLVGHKVLGDMLGVFIGPVASYNLSKEDTYNDFKENARDNFTVGYQFGAQLEIKKFLVNAKYEGAFSKDTRNFINKVSGEEIRYDNRPNLFMVGVGYKF from the coding sequence ATGAAAAAGGTATTTAGTATAGGATTAATAGGATTTTCGATATTCGCTTCTGCACAGATTTCTCTGGCAGCAAAAGCAAACCTGATCTTCCCGACGGGATCTCCATCCTGGCAGAACATTAAAGGAACAGTAAATCAGGCTGTAGAAGGAGAAGGTAAAAATAATGTAGGTTTCAATGTAGGTCTTTCCTTAAAGGCGAATCTTCCGCTGTCTTTCTTCGTGATGCCGGAACTGTATTATACTCATTTTAAAAGTGATTTTACAGATCCTACGTCTAACACAAGCTTTGATATTAACAGCAACCGTATCGACCTGCCTGTTCTTGTAGGACACAAGGTATTGGGAGATATGCTGGGCGTATTTATAGGCCCTGTGGCAAGCTATAACTTAAGCAAAGAAGATACCTATAACGATTTCAAAGAAAACGCAAGGGATAACTTTACGGTCGGTTATCAGTTTGGAGCCCAGCTTGAAATTAAGAAATTCCTGGTGAATGCAAAATATGAAGGCGCATTCAGTAAAGATACCAGAAACTTCATTAATAAAGTTTCCGGTGAAGAGATCAGATACGACAATCGCCCTAACCTGTTTATGGTAGGAGTCGGATATAAGTTCTAG
- a CDS encoding exopolysaccharide biosynthesis polyprenyl glycosylphosphotransferase — translation MQRIRYSRYLKSIIILLDLMVMASIFIFFFVSRNQALKYNQESWYQNAFSLALLFLFWMLLSGRTKIYNIPRNLTYTLFLERLLIHFMLFILGVFLIGKVSYNAFFNSDIYWLSLYLFFFVFLAKSIIYFAIKYFRSLGINYRNIMFLSENSSTEILKNIFRDRKDYGYKIFEYGKTEINASELVEFWKNHGIHTLFFPSENSFDEKTQDDIFRLAEANKVHISLVPSITQSDFFLYDLAYIQTQPVLNQARYPLDYYSNFLLKRSFDIIFSIIVLAGICSWLFPIIAIIIKTTSKGPVFFIQKRYGFHEEVFNCIKFRTMIINDESSTKTTSENDARITGFGKLLRKTSLDEMPQFINVLKGEMSIVGPRPHMLAVDNYYKPKIGRYSLRSMVSPGITGLAQVNGLRGDSGDVEIEMTKRVLADAFYVRNWSFVLDLVIILKTVLLVIGGDKNAK, via the coding sequence ATGCAGAGAATTCGATACTCCAGATACCTGAAATCGATCATCATTTTGCTTGACCTGATGGTTATGGCATCTATTTTTATATTCTTTTTCGTAAGCAGAAACCAGGCGCTGAAATACAATCAGGAATCGTGGTATCAGAACGCTTTCTCTCTGGCATTATTGTTTTTATTCTGGATGCTTTTAAGCGGCAGGACAAAAATTTATAATATTCCGAGAAACTTAACCTATACGTTATTTCTTGAGAGACTTCTGATTCACTTTATGCTGTTTATACTCGGAGTTTTTCTGATCGGAAAGGTGAGTTACAATGCATTTTTCAATTCAGATATTTACTGGCTTTCATTGTATCTGTTTTTCTTTGTTTTCCTTGCCAAATCCATTATTTATTTTGCCATTAAATACTTCCGGAGTTTAGGAATCAACTACAGAAATATCATGTTTCTGAGTGAAAACAGCTCTACAGAGATTCTGAAAAATATTTTTAGGGACAGAAAAGACTACGGGTACAAGATATTCGAATATGGGAAAACCGAAATCAATGCCTCAGAATTGGTAGAATTCTGGAAAAATCATGGAATACATACGCTGTTTTTCCCATCGGAAAATTCATTTGACGAGAAGACTCAGGATGATATTTTCAGACTGGCAGAAGCCAATAAAGTGCATATCTCATTGGTACCCAGCATTACACAAAGTGATTTTTTCCTTTATGATCTGGCGTACATCCAGACACAACCGGTTCTTAACCAGGCAAGGTACCCTTTAGATTATTACTCGAATTTTCTGTTAAAAAGGAGTTTTGATATCATCTTTTCCATCATCGTTCTGGCCGGCATCTGTTCCTGGTTATTTCCGATAATTGCAATTATTATTAAAACAACTTCGAAAGGGCCCGTTTTTTTCATACAGAAAAGATATGGCTTTCATGAGGAGGTTTTTAACTGTATTAAATTCAGGACGATGATCATCAATGATGAGTCTTCTACGAAAACAACCAGTGAAAATGATGCCAGAATTACAGGCTTCGGGAAGCTTTTAAGGAAAACAAGTCTGGATGAGATGCCTCAGTTTATTAATGTATTAAAAGGGGAAATGTCAATTGTAGGACCCAGACCCCACATGCTGGCTGTAGATAATTACTACAAACCCAAAATCGGAAGGTATAGCCTGCGGAGCATGGTCAGCCCGGGGATTACAGGGCTGGCACAGGTAAACGGGCTCAGAGGGGATTCGGGTGATGTAGAGATAGAGATGACCAAGCGTGTACTGGCAGATGCCTTTTATGTAAGAAACTGGAGTTTCGTGCTGGATCTTGTCATTATTTTAAAAACAGTCCTGTTAGTAATCGGAGGAGATAAGAATGCCAAGTAA
- a CDS encoding MlaE family ABC transporter permease: MLKKFFTAVGEYIILLGKSIQKPQKMRVFWKLFMREINDLGVNSFGLVIFTSIFVGAVVAIQMFNNFDASSFPIPPSFVGYATKAVLVLEFAPTIISLILAGKVGSYIASSIGTMRVSEQIDALDIMGVNSPNFLILPKIIACVIFNPLLIAISIVFGILGGYIAGVLTGNWTTADYITGIQMYMPNLFIYYAFTKTAVFAFVIATVPSYFGYTVKGGSLEVGRASTQAVVWTMVFIILSELVLTQLILS, from the coding sequence ATGTTAAAAAAGTTTTTTACAGCGGTAGGAGAATATATTATCCTATTAGGTAAATCTATTCAGAAGCCTCAGAAAATGAGGGTATTCTGGAAGCTGTTTATGAGAGAAATCAATGATTTGGGAGTCAACTCATTCGGGTTGGTGATCTTCACATCTATATTTGTGGGAGCGGTAGTCGCCATTCAGATGTTTAACAACTTTGATGCTTCTTCATTTCCCATCCCTCCTTCATTTGTAGGGTATGCTACCAAGGCGGTACTGGTACTGGAATTTGCCCCTACGATCATCAGTCTGATCCTGGCGGGTAAAGTAGGTTCATATATTGCCTCCAGTATCGGAACAATGAGAGTTTCGGAACAGATTGATGCATTGGATATTATGGGAGTGAACTCTCCCAATTTTCTGATACTTCCGAAAATTATCGCCTGTGTGATCTTCAATCCTCTTCTTATTGCTATAAGCATCGTATTCGGTATATTAGGAGGTTACATTGCAGGAGTGTTAACAGGAAACTGGACTACCGCAGATTATATCACAGGAATTCAGATGTACATGCCGAATCTTTTTATTTATTATGCCTTTACGAAAACTGCTGTTTTTGCATTCGTAATTGCCACGGTTCCGTCTTATTTCGGATACACCGTAAAAGGAGGTTCACTGGAGGTAGGTAGAGCAAGTACACAGGCCGTAGTATGGACGATGGTATTCATTATCCTTTCTGAATTAGTATTAACCCAATTGATATTAAGCTAA
- a CDS encoding helix-turn-helix transcriptional regulator — MQKIKLREIRKRKGYTQQQVADIIPTDVSNYSRKESGDVRIVSEEWNKIARFLDVPLEDIYEEEEAKIIIENPVINDSPGALSVGNTGNTNSLNINDMSMSLLKHLQDYIELLKKEIDRLAPEDKSEQKSKTSE, encoded by the coding sequence ATGCAAAAAATAAAATTACGAGAAATAAGAAAAAGAAAGGGGTATACCCAGCAGCAGGTAGCGGATATCATCCCTACAGACGTTTCTAACTACAGCAGGAAAGAAAGCGGCGATGTAAGAATTGTTTCTGAAGAATGGAATAAGATTGCCCGTTTTTTGGATGTTCCGTTAGAAGATATCTACGAAGAGGAAGAAGCAAAAATAATTATTGAGAATCCGGTAATTAATGACAGTCCTGGAGCTCTTTCTGTTGGAAATACCGGAAACACAAATAGTCTGAATATTAATGACATGAGTATGTCACTTCTGAAACACCTGCAGGATTATATAGAACTGCTGAAAAAGGAAATAGACCGCTTGGCACCTGAAGATAAGTCTGAACAAAAAAGTAAAACATCCGAATAA
- a CDS encoding T9SS-dependent M36 family metallopeptidase yields MITKLFFMPLSVAVFLGYGVVRAQSSQDLIKDYYQKNAKIVQKGGSSKLGFIILNEDRSRSLNANIVNIQQTYDGLRIYNALGKVIIKEGAIVSEKNDFKREISVTHQGNPKEKFPEEMLKQNLGLQDIADIQYLPNVYFEKNNVYVLSKELFVSDKHSADVWHIIADAVSGEILAKDNLTLECNFENNHHENHAEDAHPASGNKKAEIKAGSGTFLTPPSAAAYRVFPLPTESPSFGGRSLVTDPWDMTVSPEGWHSDGTNTYTNTRGNNVYAYSDQTNTNSPGYSPDGGSTLTFDYPFADGRYDDPFAYRDAGITNLFYMNNKAHDIFYKFGFTEASRNFQVNNFGKGGIEGDPVRAEALDGSGLNNANFFPGYETVIGGITYVLSPRMQMYLWDRLQTPDDYITRYQYNAPASLVSRPKVATGAAAFGTLLFGGASVTGDLALSSPDNACTALTAGSLTGQIGVAKRGACSFAKKVKNMQDAGAIGGIIYDPVNADPISMGKDNTVSGITIPSIMMGKAEGDYLVDQINGGTVVNTTLNFDYSGFRHSSMDNGIVVHEYGHGISNRLTGRGYSCLRSAEQMGEGWSDYFALMFTTMPGDTSFLSRAIGTYASSQPTTGSGIRPARYSPDFSVNNFTYGRTNTLVGAHAIGFVWATMLWDLTWKYVEKYGYNSDVTASATSGNAKALQIVMDGLKLQACDPSFIDGRDAILQADALGNAGQDKCMIWDAFAKRGLGVNASAGASDAANDQTEDFSIPADCAALATQETASGNTRFVVFPNPTYDEFFVGNIDRSREEVKIKLFDMSGKLVLSDRRESTSRKAISTRGLQKGVYMVNIRQGEKMQTEKLIVK; encoded by the coding sequence ATGATAACAAAACTATTTTTTATGCCGCTTTCTGTAGCGGTATTCCTCGGCTATGGCGTTGTACGCGCCCAATCTTCCCAGGACCTCATCAAAGATTATTATCAGAAAAACGCAAAAATCGTTCAGAAGGGCGGCTCGTCTAAACTGGGATTCATTATTCTTAATGAAGACCGGTCCAGAAGCTTAAATGCAAATATCGTTAATATTCAGCAGACCTACGACGGGCTTAGGATTTATAACGCTTTAGGAAAGGTGATTATAAAAGAGGGGGCCATTGTATCTGAGAAAAACGATTTTAAAAGAGAGATCTCCGTTACACATCAGGGTAATCCAAAAGAAAAGTTTCCTGAGGAAATGCTGAAGCAGAATTTGGGGTTGCAGGACATTGCTGATATTCAGTATTTACCCAATGTTTATTTTGAGAAAAATAACGTCTATGTTTTATCTAAAGAACTTTTTGTTTCCGACAAACATTCTGCAGATGTGTGGCATATTATTGCAGATGCAGTTTCCGGTGAGATTCTTGCCAAAGATAATTTAACACTCGAATGCAATTTTGAAAACAATCATCATGAAAATCATGCCGAAGATGCGCATCCTGCTTCCGGGAATAAAAAAGCAGAAATAAAGGCAGGATCCGGTACATTTTTAACACCACCTTCTGCTGCAGCATATCGTGTATTTCCCCTGCCAACGGAGTCGCCATCTTTCGGAGGGCGTTCACTGGTAACCGATCCCTGGGATATGACCGTTTCTCCCGAGGGCTGGCATTCTGACGGAACAAATACTTATACGAATACCAGAGGAAATAATGTTTATGCCTATTCTGATCAGACCAATACCAACAGTCCAGGATATTCCCCGGATGGCGGCAGTACGCTCACTTTTGATTATCCATTTGCCGATGGTAGGTATGATGATCCTTTTGCATATCGCGATGCAGGTATTACCAATCTTTTTTACATGAATAATAAGGCTCATGATATTTTTTATAAGTTTGGATTTACCGAAGCATCCAGAAATTTCCAGGTGAATAACTTCGGAAAAGGAGGTATCGAAGGAGATCCGGTAAGAGCAGAAGCATTGGATGGTAGCGGTCTCAATAATGCTAATTTTTTCCCCGGATATGAAACTGTAATTGGAGGAATTACTTATGTGCTTTCTCCAAGGATGCAAATGTATCTTTGGGACAGATTACAGACTCCGGATGATTATATTACAAGATACCAGTACAATGCTCCTGCTTCTCTCGTGAGCAGACCTAAAGTGGCAACAGGCGCCGCCGCATTCGGAACACTTTTGTTTGGAGGAGCTTCAGTTACAGGTGATTTGGCACTTTCCAGCCCGGATAATGCCTGTACAGCTCTGACAGCAGGAAGCCTGACAGGGCAGATAGGGGTTGCCAAGAGAGGGGCATGCAGCTTTGCGAAAAAAGTTAAAAATATGCAGGATGCAGGAGCCATAGGGGGGATTATTTATGATCCGGTAAATGCAGATCCCATATCTATGGGTAAAGATAATACCGTGTCGGGAATTACGATTCCTTCTATTATGATGGGTAAAGCTGAAGGTGACTATCTGGTGGATCAGATCAATGGCGGAACTGTAGTTAATACCACATTGAATTTCGATTACAGTGGTTTTAGGCATTCCAGTATGGATAATGGAATTGTCGTGCACGAATATGGACATGGCATCTCAAACAGATTAACAGGTCGGGGATACAGCTGCCTGAGAAGCGCAGAGCAAATGGGAGAAGGCTGGTCAGATTATTTTGCCTTAATGTTTACGACAATGCCGGGAGATACTTCATTTTTATCAAGAGCTATAGGGACCTACGCCAGTAGTCAGCCCACCACGGGATCAGGAATAAGGCCTGCAAGATATTCTCCGGATTTTTCCGTAAATAATTTTACCTATGGCAGAACCAATACACTGGTTGGAGCTCATGCTATAGGCTTTGTCTGGGCAACAATGCTTTGGGATCTTACCTGGAAATATGTGGAGAAGTATGGGTATAACAGTGATGTCACAGCAAGCGCAACCTCAGGAAACGCAAAAGCCCTACAGATCGTTATGGATGGACTTAAGCTTCAGGCCTGTGATCCTTCATTCATCGATGGAAGAGATGCCATCCTTCAGGCAGATGCCCTGGGAAATGCAGGGCAGGACAAGTGTATGATATGGGACGCATTTGCGAAAAGAGGATTGGGAGTAAATGCTTCCGCAGGAGCCAGTGATGCTGCTAACGATCAGACGGAAGATTTTTCGATACCTGCCGACTGCGCTGCTTTGGCAACCCAGGAAACAGCATCCGGAAATACCAGATTTGTCGTTTTCCCAAATCCTACCTATGATGAATTCTTTGTAGGAAATATCGACCGGTCACGAGAAGAGGTAAAGATAAAGCTGTTTGATATGTCGGGGAAACTCGTATTGTCAGACCGTCGCGAAAGCACCTCCAGAAAAGCGATATCTACCCGGGGATTACAAAAAGGAGTATATATGGTAAATATCAGGCAGGGAGAGAAAATGCAGACAGAAAAATTAATTGTTAAGTAA
- a CDS encoding RtcB family protein: protein MGGNTEEAPMAYKDINKVMNAQSELVDILGTFQPRMVRMDK, encoded by the coding sequence ATGGGCGGAAATACCGAAGAAGCGCCCATGGCCTATAAAGACATTAATAAAGTCATGAACGCTCAGAGTGAGTTGGTGGATATCCTTGGGACTTTTCAGCCCAGGATGGTGAGAATGGATAAATAA
- a CDS encoding c-type cytochrome: protein MKRIILAGSLAAVALLSCTPKASTAASPVLAVSTAEQIAQGKTIFENSCGRCHKLPDPAKHTPVQWVGIMNSMAPKAKLTDEQHQWVYDYVVSVKK from the coding sequence ATGAAAAGAATAATCTTAGCAGGATCATTGGCAGCTGTTGCATTACTATCCTGTACCCCGAAAGCATCCACTGCAGCCTCACCTGTACTGGCCGTATCTACTGCTGAACAGATCGCTCAGGGGAAAACCATTTTTGAAAATTCGTGCGGAAGATGTCATAAATTACCGGATCCGGCAAAGCATACTCCTGTACAGTGGGTAGGCATTATGAACTCTATGGCTCCAAAAGCAAAACTGACGGATGAGCAGCATCAGTGGGTTTATGATTATGTAGTCTCAGTAAAAAAATAA
- a CDS encoding M48 family metallopeptidase has translation MKITHLFGIGAIALSIASCTTNPITGRSSLQIANNSEILTMSAQEYKTTLSKSKVISGTADAKRVVNVGSRIKAAAQKYYQSIGRSADLTNYNWEFNLIQSNELNAWCMPGGKVAVYTGILPVTKNDNGLAVVMGHEVSHALAGHGNERISQAMVAQYGGAILGGTISNAQWAGVFEKVYPIGSQVALLKYGRNQESEADKMGLYLMSMAGYDPREAVPFWNRMEGASSGNRQPEFLSTHPNPETRISDINRDLPKALEYYKAAGGKI, from the coding sequence ATGAAAATAACACATCTATTTGGAATAGGAGCCATTGCTCTGTCGATTGCATCTTGCACCACGAATCCTATTACAGGGAGATCTTCTCTACAGATCGCCAATAATTCGGAGATATTAACAATGTCTGCACAGGAGTACAAGACAACACTGTCAAAATCTAAAGTAATTTCAGGAACGGCAGATGCCAAAAGAGTGGTTAACGTAGGAAGCAGAATAAAAGCTGCAGCACAGAAATATTATCAGTCTATCGGCAGATCGGCAGATCTTACGAACTATAACTGGGAATTTAACCTTATCCAGAGCAATGAACTTAATGCATGGTGTATGCCGGGAGGGAAAGTTGCAGTGTATACAGGGATCCTGCCGGTAACTAAAAACGATAACGGGCTTGCAGTTGTGATGGGGCATGAAGTCTCTCACGCCTTAGCCGGTCATGGAAATGAAAGAATTTCTCAGGCCATGGTGGCGCAATATGGCGGCGCAATTTTGGGAGGAACTATCTCTAACGCACAATGGGCCGGAGTTTTCGAGAAAGTTTATCCTATAGGGTCTCAGGTGGCCTTACTGAAATATGGTAGAAATCAGGAATCGGAAGCAGATAAAATGGGATTGTATTTAATGTCGATGGCAGGATACGACCCACGAGAAGCAGTTCCTTTCTGGAACAGAATGGAAGGGGCATCTTCTGGGAACAGACAGCCGGAATTTTTATCGACTCACCCTAATCCGGAAACAAGAATTTCCGATATTAACAGAGACCTTCCTAAAGCTTTAGAATATTATAAAGCTGCCGGCGGAAAAATATAA
- a CDS encoding ABC transporter ATP-binding protein, translated as MIEVKDLKKSFDEVEVLKGISTSFDKGKVNLIIGQSGSGKTVFLKSLLNVYQPSSGEILFDGRNINVMNREEKQQLRSEIGTVFQGSALFDSLTVEENIMFPLDMFTNLTFREKKRRVFEVIGRVHLDKANRKFPSEISGGMQKRVAIARAIVNHPKYLFCDEPNSGLDPYTSNVIDDLLLEITQEYNTTTIINTHDMNSVMTIGEKIVYLRLGIKEWEGNKDILITAGNKNLIDFVYSSELFKELREYLLENNKTIENTITKIDDNEKGI; from the coding sequence ATGATTGAGGTAAAAGATCTTAAAAAAAGTTTTGATGAAGTTGAAGTACTTAAAGGCATTTCAACCTCTTTTGATAAAGGGAAGGTAAACTTAATTATTGGACAGAGCGGTTCAGGAAAGACCGTATTTCTTAAAAGCTTACTTAATGTTTATCAGCCTTCATCAGGAGAAATCCTTTTTGACGGCAGAAACATTAACGTCATGAACAGGGAGGAAAAACAACAGCTGCGTTCCGAGATCGGGACGGTATTCCAGGGGAGTGCCCTTTTTGATTCTCTTACGGTCGAAGAAAATATCATGTTTCCTTTAGACATGTTCACCAATCTTACTTTCAGAGAGAAAAAAAGAAGGGTTTTTGAAGTTATCGGAAGAGTACATCTTGATAAAGCCAACAGAAAATTTCCGTCCGAAATTTCCGGAGGGATGCAGAAAAGGGTTGCCATTGCCAGAGCTATTGTAAACCATCCTAAATATCTGTTCTGTGATGAGCCCAACTCCGGGCTGGATCCTTATACTTCTAATGTCATTGATGATCTTCTTCTTGAGATTACCCAGGAATATAACACCACTACGATCATCAACACCCATGATATGAATTCTGTAATGACAATTGGTGAGAAGATTGTTTATCTCAGACTAGGCATTAAGGAGTGGGAAGGAAATAAAGACATTCTGATTACGGCAGGCAATAAAAATCTCATCGACTTCGTTTATTCATCAGAATTATTTAAAGAACTCAGAGAATATTTACTGGAAAATAATAAAACCATTGAAAATACGATCACAAAAATAGATGACAATGAAAAAGGTATTTAG
- a CDS encoding DUF4251 domain-containing protein: protein MKKYISVIFLLGFLLIFQNCASQKSSDPQAVAAMVNAQEFTFYAERANPTNYDVINVMNSMPNATSTRMLNLDGGYTIDLKNNVLDVYLPYFGRSFKATYGGDNSYKFSSKDFSLNKSQNKKGNWVIKIKPNDVNTVSEIIIEVFKNGKAFTSIQSNDRQPISYDGYISKGASPAKDKTAQP from the coding sequence ATGAAAAAGTATATTTCAGTTATATTTCTGCTTGGATTTTTATTGATTTTCCAAAACTGTGCATCTCAGAAGTCTTCTGATCCACAAGCAGTAGCCGCAATGGTGAACGCTCAGGAGTTTACTTTTTATGCCGAGAGAGCCAATCCTACCAATTATGATGTGATTAATGTCATGAATTCTATGCCGAATGCTACCTCAACCAGAATGTTAAATCTGGACGGAGGATACACTATTGACCTAAAGAATAATGTGCTGGATGTTTATCTTCCTTATTTCGGGAGATCATTTAAGGCTACTTACGGAGGAGACAACAGTTACAAATTCAGTTCTAAAGATTTTAGCTTAAATAAATCTCAGAACAAGAAAGGAAACTGGGTTATAAAAATCAAGCCTAATGATGTAAATACGGTAAGTGAAATCATCATCGAGGTTTTCAAAAACGGTAAGGCTTTCACTTCTATACAGAGTAATGACCGGCAGCCGATTTCTTACGACGGGTATATTTCAAAAGGTGCAAGTCCTGCAAAGGATAAAACAGCGCAACCTTAA
- a CDS encoding 7-carboxy-7-deazaguanine synthase QueE has product MNKEEDILLKEGKMLPVMEHFYTLQGEGAHTGKAAYFIRLGGCDVGCHWCDVKESWDPTLHPLMSAEEIAETAARHCKTIVLTGGEPLMWNLDILTSRLKELGCTVHIETSGAYPMSGQIDWITLSPKKTGLPKDEIYQRAHELKVIIFNNNDFKFAQEQAARVSENCTLYLQSEWSKRDEMYPKITDFILENPRWRASVQTHKYLNIP; this is encoded by the coding sequence ATGAACAAAGAAGAAGATATTTTATTAAAAGAAGGTAAAATGCTCCCTGTAATGGAGCATTTTTACACTCTTCAGGGAGAAGGAGCACACACGGGTAAAGCAGCCTATTTCATCAGATTAGGCGGGTGTGATGTAGGATGCCACTGGTGTGATGTAAAAGAAAGCTGGGACCCTACGCTGCATCCATTAATGAGTGCAGAAGAAATCGCAGAAACCGCGGCAAGACATTGCAAGACTATTGTACTAACAGGTGGTGAGCCTTTGATGTGGAATCTTGATATTTTAACATCCAGGTTAAAAGAACTGGGATGTACAGTTCATATTGAGACCTCGGGCGCCTACCCGATGAGCGGGCAGATCGACTGGATCACCCTTTCACCAAAGAAAACAGGCCTTCCAAAAGATGAAATCTACCAACGGGCACACGAGCTTAAAGTAATCATCTTTAATAACAATGATTTCAAATTTGCGCAGGAACAGGCAGCAAGAGTTTCCGAAAACTGTACTTTATACCTTCAGAGTGAATGGAGCAAGCGTGATGAAATGTACCCGAAGATTACGGATTTTATCCTCGAAAACCCACGATGGAGAGCTTCAGTTCAGACGCATAAATATCTGAATATCCCATAA